The genomic region attagtgtgattggtgGGATTGTAGCTTCTATAATTACATTTCTTACGTAAACTATTTACAAGTCACGCTAAGTAACtagagttaggtaggtactatttggtCTAATCTTCTGATCAAACATATTGCTTGCATATTGCAAAGATGACCTGTCGGCCTCATTCAAACGACCGACGTCGGCCACGAAGCGGATATGTGTAATGTGTTGAGCTTGTTGTATGTTTGTGAATACAATTTGTTTGCTTCATTCGCTTTGAGCGATGGAATTACGTCTATATCCTGAAATTGGTTTACTCGATGTCTTTGTCATAACTAAAAGTAATagtattggatagaatcaggcgttactttgcggaagttcatgtttagcaagaaacagttaaaaattattttgctataatccgccaacaggataaatctgtatggtcaaacatgcagttacaagctaagcaccgcttacctccccaaccaagcaataaagccaagttcgactttacaatgctgtattgtcaagtcacttgacaatacagcattgtaaagtcgaaatctcctgaggatgctccggtgtcggggcgaaacgtgcgtcgagagtagtggaaaagtcttgtgtggtgttgcatgtgaatggtggtggcagtgcttgcttgggaacttggctttattgcttggttggggaggtaagcggtgcttagcttgtaactgcatgtttgaccatacagatttatcctgttggcggattatagcaaaataatttttaactgtttcttgctaaaagTAATAGGTTGTTATGATCGATTGTGTATGCTGTTTGCATTTTCAATCCAAATTCAACTTATAGGACAGTTTTCGGCTATATTTTTATGGCGTAAATTTTCTTATATAATCGAAAATAAGGTTCTATCGTTATTAAAATTGGGGAAATCGGTATCTAATATTGAGCGGAATGGGCGCATACTTTGTTTGTGTAGATTTCAGAGAAAACAAGTCtgagcgcaatttttttttgttaattttacagAATGCACGAATTATAGGAATCCATGAGACGCTAGGTTCCGAGACGATAGACTAATGAAGTGGAGAATGATTGAGATTTTTATCATGCAAACATTAGTCATCGGGCATTGCATTAGGTTATTAGATTATCTGTCAGTCGCAGCTGTGACTGGCAAAACTGACAGCAATACCTATCCCCTAAACTCCTtaagattgaaatctatagaccgcactttgactttgcttagactcaaGTTTCAGTTAAACCGAGACAGAtttgtcttgttttaacagtgtttttaagtctgagcaaagtcaaagtgcgctgtataaatctcagccttagagaGGCACGCTCGGCAGGGTGTGCAGATCATACCAGCAAGAGTCTATAAAGCGTTTGGACGCCACTACCATCTTAACTGCACAATGCACATGCTTATAAAACAAGCTTTCTGAGCGAAAGCTTGTATTATAAACATGTGCTTGAGACGGAAGCTGCACGCTCCGCCCCGCCTAACACACGACCAAGACGTGGCTAGAAGTTTTTGTATATCAACTATGTAGTtaactatatatgtatattcCAGGAGTGCCAGGTTACGTGATGGACGGAGTGGTGGTGCTAGGGGAGCGCGAGGCCACTCCGGCGGGGTACAGCGTGGCGGGGCGAGCGGGGAAGAGACGCCTGTGCACGCGCGTGTCAAGGCAGACCCCTGGCCCCGCTCCCCCCGCCCCTCTAGTCACCGACATCATCGTGTGCTCGAAAATGAGGACTGCACCGCAAGGGTTCATTCTTGCTGGGTAAGTAGGATAAAGCCCGATCCACACCTGCGCACGCGTAACTACGTGCTTCATAAAAATTAAGATCATAATATGCACCAGTTCACCAAGCTGTTTGCACGCAATTCGTGTACCACGGTCACACCGTGACGTCTATCAgctgttgttgatgatgatgatgatgaatacatCATCTTACAAACCCAAGTTCCCAAgttacaatcaaaaagtgtacaatgttaCCTACTTGGAATAAATATTTAGAGTTAGACTTTGTGCAGGGAAATCAACGGCAAGGTGGTGTGCTACAAGGTGAGCGGCGGCAGCGCGGACACGTCGCCCACGCACGCGCCCATCGACTACGAAAACGTGGTCTCCAATCTCACGCCCGAAGCCGCCAGAAGGTGAAGTTTTCACTCAACCAAAAAATTTAGCTTTcaaaaaaagtataatttatgTATTCTGAGTTCAGACGACCTTTCCGAGCcaatggtgagcgctgtggtctaaGTGGGAGGTTCCAGGTTCGGTTCCCGGCAATTTGGGAATCATatagaggcttcggccgtagctagttaccaccctatcgccaaagccgtgccgcaaagtgatttagcgttacgatgccgcgtagaaaccgatcaggggtgaAACTTCCATACCCTTTCCAAgctagctcgcttccatctttgactgcttcatcacttaccacctggtgaaATTGCAGTCTACTTGTAccagaataaaaaaatgtacctaaagcATTTGTCCCATCGCCGCCGACGAGGAAGTGACTAGCTATTGACTGTTTTCTCTCAAGAAACGTACAATGGATGTTATGATTCCATGtcaataaaatagataaacatATCAATATTTGGTCGCTTAGTGTGCACACTGCCGGCGAAACTCTCTTCATGAGTATACAATATATACGTGCTAAAAATCGTGCAGTGAAATTTGGCAGTGCGTGCTAACccttataataattgtacccaTACAGGATCAAACGTGGGAACTAACATTCGTTGatcttttaaaaattctaaatgaGTAAAATGATTCATTCAACCCAtgaatcattaattttatcatgACTACATATTTGTATGGGTACATAAGAATGATTAATATTTACTTTACTAATGGGATCAAAATGAGCCACCACCACCCACTGACGAATCACAATATTATCTCCTCTCGTTAAATTAAACTTAACTAGGCACTACCCAGTTCCCACGCAGAAACTTGCTCCGGCGAGCGAGCTTCATACAGAACAAAGCAATACCacaatatttatacttatatgatagactagctgtgcccgcgacttcgttcgcgtggaatagtgaccgctttatattatagccacggacgctcaggcgcgaggcgcgtagtacgtactctgtacgttaaaaatgttcgccgtgattctttaaattgacataacttttttatttatgaaccgattgacatgaaataaacactaaatgctaagtgaagcttactacaatatattagtgaaaaccgtatctaaatcgaataagccgtttctgagattagcgtgcacaaacacacagacaaacagacaaacagacaaacagacaaaaaaaaatttaattacaatttcgggttcggcatcgatataaaaacaacccctgctaccttttttttatatatttccattgtacagacaccacttttctatattattatatgtatttcaattttattatatgtatagatatgtaGTGACACAACGCCTTGGCGGTTGAGCCGGGTGGGGCGGGCTGGGCGCCGTCCAcggcatgcaagctatctctgtaccaaagtcAAAATCGGTATATGCATGGGCTGTGCAAAGgataacaaacagacacactttcccattagATATTAGGGAAATggccatccatccatccatcagcctgtatgcgtccactgctatACAAAGGCCTTtacaagagcgcgccaccaaacacggccCAACAGAAATGGCCGTTAAAAAAGAATTGATATTATATACCGTGATTTATTGGAGTGCTGATTAAGAAAATATCgtccatttttaaaataaaattgacttgAACGGCGATGTAAGCATATGGAAAGCCTAGCAAAGTAGTCATTATCTCATTTAGACTCTTTTAATAGTGCTAGTTTGTACATGCGTtgcctaaatgaatgaatgattgataAACTGAGAAAGTTATTGGTATATTTTCAGTTCGTTGACGGTAAAATTGTACAAACACCTGAAATCGGGATGGGCCAGCTGTGCCGGGTACTGAAACTATTTCACTAGCATGGTGTTccacataatatatttacatattattatgccaTGTTTGCTAAAAGTAGTATATTCAATAATTCAAAcatattaacattaaattacattttcttatatttattacagtagttatgcataaagcaaaaatatTAGAAATTCGGAATTCTTTAAAAACTCATATTTCGTTTCCGTGAATGGATTTTCTCAGAAACCATGCAACAATTGGTTACTCAATATACATTTCATTAATCcattatagtattttacactagtTAATGctaaaatatattcaaataagaattaAAGATTGAAAaagcaaaaacattttttttattgcttgtcttatattatattgtgtggTGTTTTTACAGTGCCCTTAAATCTTTTTGGCAGCTACGTGAAGTTTCCTGTGCAAATTATTGATTTCAGATATCAAAGAGGAGCTGTGTGAGCACTAGAGTCTACGCATTATGCTACGTCACACTACTCACACACTTTATTAATGACTGTCTGTGATATGCAAAATGAAAAAGATTTGTAGCTATGTTTACTTAACTGCCAAAAAGAATAACGGGCACAATATAAATATCGTATTTTATAAGTAACAGCGTGGTACACTTTTATTGAGACATACGTTTTTTATTCACAGATTAAGGCCTGTACCAGATAGACCTCCAAAACTGTCACCCCTAGTGGCAGAACTAAACAATCTTAACCTGAAGTCACCATCCACGTACCCTAACATAGAAGAATTCACGACGGACCACGATTACGAAGCCCTAAGCCCTTCGTACAACCTCAAGCCGTCTCGGCCGGCGCCTCGGCCGCCGTCAGCGAAGTCGCCGATCCCACACAACAGTCCCGGGCCTACTTCTCCAGCGGCTGTGGCCAGGAAGAAAGGGCCTGCTCCGTTGCCCAAAGCGTGTAACTACCAGACTCTGGGAGGTTACAATGGTTTGGAGGGAGTGCCCTTTGTGCTCAATCCGAAGTTGCGTGGATTACCCAATGACACATTGGTAAGTGTTTTGTTAAGATTCACCTTAAACCCCGACATAACCAATgtgccggtggtatccatgatggattttcctcactaaaaaaaggattattttaatgtttaaagaTACATAGAACTACTAAATAAGCATGTATAGAGAATCTTACAAAGTTACGATTCGGCAGGGTGATTCACTTACTCGATgcctaacactgaatgatagccatcaaCCTCAATTGCTGCTTCTCTGAGTTATAGAAAGtcatttttcatagaaaaccttcaatggattcaaaataaatgtcaaatgagctcggtgactatcattcggtgttagacactgagttagcgaatcagtaggcaGGTCCTATTTCCAGAATGTCCAAATTAGTTGTAAGAGCTATTTTAAAGGCTGAACACTAACACAAGTGGTGATAATCTAGTTGTATAGAGTATAGACGTCTCGTTAccgctaacttttcggagtaaggTGTATACTGTATGGGtgtgtttaagcaattaaacttCACTTCCTTCAATGGTGAAGAAaatttgcatgcctgagaattcttcataatgttctcaaaagtgtgttaaggctgccaatccgcaattgCCCAGAGTAGCGGACTATggacccttttcattctgaaaggagatctgtgctcagtagtgggccggcgatgtatcgatcatgatgatgatgactatcttagtgtgattatatttttacctTTACAGAGGGTAAAAACAATCAATCTGTTCTATTCTAGATGCAGTTACCAGTCATCAAGAATCGCAGTCGCTTCGATCTCGACCGCGACTATTCCTACAACTTCGCCGTGGAGCGTCAGACGTGATCCGACTGACTGTCGCTATCaaatcaaacaaataaaataaaatataagcagTTGGGTGACAAGGAAGATGACCAGTGCTAAATTCGTTGATTCATCTGTCGATGCTTAAACAAaagtgaagcgagcgcgaaaatTTTTCTTCACTCTCCAGAAGCGATCCTAATATTATggtatttaaacttttgcactcctaaattttttatagtcGCTTCTCAACTCCAAAACAATGATATGACTGAGAATATTTCACCGCTCTCTTCATATACAACTAATCGATCAACTTTCTGTTGGTCAAAAgatatctttaaatattatgtaagagaAAAGACTCTTTAATTTGTGCCAAGATATTACTAAAGTTACTGCTACAAATAGTTTCAAATTAGGAATGtgtattatacctaataatattatttatttacaatatttttttttacttaccttATAGGGTAAGTTTTTACATTATATCAATGATTGTAAATTTAATCGCACTATTTCGTAAACTAAGTCCGAATAGATATTTCACTATTTGGAACAGTTGTTTTATTCAATGGAAAATGATCAAGTGTAGTGAGGCCTTAATAGCGCCGCATTGGTGTGTGAAGACTGATGTTAAGAGGTGAGAGGGAACAAGAAAGGAGATATCAGTGTAATTAAATAGTTATTGTTTTACGTACGATGCATGTACTTTAGAAACATCGATACATGTGtggtatagatcgtttcaacgaatagttcctatggcgttatgttggctcccctgtctgtctaagtcattgggtggtcattggcaccatattggcatgagaagacgcagattttgttaattttcatttcactcattcataaaaatcaaatgaaaataaacaaaatctgctagactacaggcccatgttcaaaaatggatgggtcatatgaaccaccaggtgacgtatacaggacgatatctatactaataaataaaattggagtgtctgtctgtaatttcgaaataactacctcatattaagctcatatggttatttgaacgataccataactgaatcacacgtttttaaaatttttgtctgtctgtctgtctgtctgtctgtctgtctgtctgtttgaaaaggctaatctttggaacggctgaaccgattttgacgggactttcacaggcaagtagaggattgaccagggcgtaaaataggctacttttttaaccgacttttaaaaagggagttgtgtttttctacctatgtacaccgaaatctccgagatttctgaaccgatttgcgtcatttcttttttaatcgatagaggaactttgcaacattgtttcataaaaaatttggagtccaactcctcaattctgaagctgcaggggatctgaccaatccacgcgggcgaagctgcgggcatcagctagtaagagcataaaataataagattcagcactatgccgtcacttgtaagctgtccaacagagtgctggtgagaattcaaaagtgcaggtagagtgagtacattttggtcatatatttttgtacggcatttttaccatcgatagatccatgaaaaataataagaaagcgcgcagtgccgtaaaaaaatggtgcgccacaaagtcagtaatttttttgattttctgacaatttccaggataaatttggtcatttaattctgtacggcattagtttcatactgtttcaatacagcctctaatccataattccgcaacgccgtacaaaaatcatgcgacaaggggaaaaaattgagggtagcaaccccctctctttccgtggtccggggggtgatttgaaaaagtacggctttggttccaaaacattatctagcactcaaaagtactattaaaaataatgccgtcaaaaaattagtgttcatttgaatgtttatcaataattatcttaatttcatggtatacttgatttttaaagctgtaaaatcatttgactctgtacggcaactttttttttaacatgatagtgtaaaatactattgttatatagtattgccgttcaaaagaaactgttctaaaaaaattatagagaaatacaaaaactgaaatttttcaaattattgcagaagtttaaatagtattaagataaataaattaggaaaaaattatgccgtacattttaatgcaaaccatatcttttaggctgatgaaaatgacgctaccattttaagggtgtagtactttatggccatctgatactgtacggcattaacatatttttgaagagaacaattgataatgtgataaaatcactatgccgtctaactgaagtgaacgggtgtgtatataatatccacatcccctacaaacctttggacctacgaaaatgtacggcatgtaaaatattatctatgcataaaacactttcaaaataaattaattttatgttgtttcaaatcatcccccggaccacggaaagagagggggttgctaccctcaattttttccccttgtcgcatgatttttgtacggcgttgcggaataatggataagaggctgtattgaaacagtatgaaactaatgccgtacagaattaaatgaccaaatttatcctggaaattgtcagaaaatcaaaaaatttactgactttgtggcgcaccatttttttacggcactgcgcgctttcttattatttttcatggatctatcgatggtaaaaatgccgtacaaaaatatatgaccaaaatgtactcactctacctgcacttttgaattctcaccagcactctgttggacggcttacaagtgacggcatagtgctgaatcttattattttatgctcttatatcgtcctgtatacgtcacctggtggttcatatgacccatccatttttgaacatgggcctttAGTCtatgcgtcttcttatgcaaatatggtgccaatgacttggacagacaggggagccaacataacgccataggaactatacgttgaaacgatctatacgAATGATGTAGGCCATGTTGCCAACTTAGTCCTTTCAGCACTTAACTAGATCTAGagatttttttgacatttcagGGTTGTAATTCGATTTTAGTGCCTAAAGCGCAATCTAGCGTTTTTAAGAATGCCTTCGTTTCAAAATCATACAACTGCACAACATTGATCAGTAATCGTACatagataattttataatataatcgtGCGGGTTtggtcaaagtcaaatcatttattcaaattgggtaccattgtacactttttgactgtcagttgttgaatttgtaaaatgtaatagtgataattaattacgtaaacttaatactaaagctacgagggttccaaacgcgcccgtattctttttattatcaccacttacCAAAATCACAACTTATTGAAACTATCAAAGCAACTTATTCCTTTCTTCCCTAATTTGTGCCCCATTCATTTTGTCATTATCAGTCATGTTgtacgtaggtatatattatgtaagtgaCTCGGTGGAGACTGAAACACGAATTGACAATCATATCGTGAATAAATGAAAAGCtcactttttttcttttttacagcAACCCATTTTTGAagataaaaaatgatttttttttttgagctaGACACATTAAACAATATGTACCTAGGTCTTGGAAAGATTTTGTTACTCGAGTTTAACTTGATACTACTTGATATTGTAAGTTCTGTGGCGTCATTCATCAGTTCTGTAAAACGCATGTCGACAATAGGTACTAAAAAAATCCtctatttacttatttcatgTTTAAGGGTGATAAAAGACTGTCTGTTCACAaacttgttttaattattatattattttgttatttttatgtatgactAAAAATGAgtagatataaaaatatctattctttaaaattttgcgttgaaatacctataataatataaataaacctTCCAACAGTATAGTTTGATAATTAGTTTCTATTAGTTATTCTCATATTAATGTATTATTAGTGTTAATTACACAATTAGTGCCGTGACGAGACCATTGTTACcgatgcgcgcgcgccgccaaTTACACGCCTAGTCAATTTAACTGAGCGAAATTGATTGTTTAGCTCAACTTTTTATatgaattatattatacttaatcgATTGTTGTACTGaacgttattaattttataacgtACAAATAATTTCGTTAGACTGCCctgttttgtttacattttacaaCTTCGATTTGAAAGTCAAAATGAAATTATTCTGATATTTACGATTTTACATCTGTGATTTGTGATGTGGGAAAAATCTCGCCAACATTGATAGAATTTGAGCGTTAAAATAATTTGCAAAATTAgttgtttaaattatttaatgacGATTAGCGATCTTGCCTGACAGTAGGTTTAAGTTGATCGTATATCGCCGCAACAGCCGACTCGTGTTGCTAACGACACTAACATTTTCAGTGTTGAAAATTGCTCTTGCGCAGATCCTAGTATACGATCAACTTAACTCGACGTTTTTATATTAGTTacagtgaacgacaaagcatagaaatcTTACGCGCACTCCATTATTATAGCTTAGCAAAATCTTTACCGTGGTGACTGGGTGGTGTAAATATTGTACTCTACTGCACGCGTCATCAATTTGACTGAAGCtccgtaattattatcattcgACGAATCACGGCAGCGGCATATGACACACAGTACGAACCAATCATGAGCCTGTTGCAATTTAACCAGACGTTTTCATGCATATTTTTGGGTGACAACTATTAGAAACGCGACTTCTATGCTTTGTAGTTCAGTGGTTAGTGACAATATGACATTATTTAGATCTGTAGAAGAGGGTTGTGATTGTAGCCCAGTTTAATTATGTCAATTTTTACATATCTTTTACTACGTTATTTATTAGCATGTCTTGATTACtctttaagtatttttaattattcgCGACTCGAAATAACAATGTGATTACAACTTTTAATGACttttgaaataaacaaaaaaactatttgaaaataattttatgtaagtattaaGAATAGTTACAAACGATTCGTACGATGTATCATATATGTTTCTTTTGTAATTGTACATACCCAATCACTTTTAGGATAAATGCGCAAATTAAGCGGTACCACATATTTCATATACATTAGA from Maniola jurtina chromosome 4, ilManJurt1.1, whole genome shotgun sequence harbors:
- the LOC123864950 gene encoding uncharacterized protein LOC123864950 isoform X1, yielding MSKVLSALGGALPDERPLLSLQIVESVAKCPTGYVPVSRTYDEDADAGLMRQAGLFGKKPSHYICLSKSEGVPGYVMDGVVVLGEREATPAGYSVAGRAGKRRLCTRVSRQTPGPAPPAPLVTDIIVCSKMRTAPQGFILAGEINGKVVCYKVSGGSADTSPTHAPIDYENVVSNLTPEAARSSLTVKLYKHLKSGWASCAGLRPVPDRPPKLSPLVAELNNLNLKSPSTYPNIEEFTTDHDYEALSPSYNLKPSRPAPRPPSAKSPIPHNSPGPTSPAAVARKKGPAPLPKACNYQTLGGYNGLEGVPFVLNPKLRGLPNDTLMQLPVIKNRSRFDLDRDYSYNFAVERQT
- the LOC123864950 gene encoding multivesicular body subunit 12A isoform X2, with the translated sequence MSKVLSALGGALPDERPLLSLQIVESVAKCPTGYVPVSRTYDEDADAGLMRQAGLFGKKPSHYICLSKSEGVPGYVMDGVVVLGEREATPAGYSVAGRAGKRRLCTRVSRQTPGPAPPAPLVTDIIVCSKMRTAPQGFILAGEINGKVVCYKVSGGSADTSPTHAPIDYENVVSNLTPEAARRLRPVPDRPPKLSPLVAELNNLNLKSPSTYPNIEEFTTDHDYEALSPSYNLKPSRPAPRPPSAKSPIPHNSPGPTSPAAVARKKGPAPLPKACNYQTLGGYNGLEGVPFVLNPKLRGLPNDTLMQLPVIKNRSRFDLDRDYSYNFAVERQT